Proteins encoded within one genomic window of Agelaius phoeniceus isolate bAgePho1 chromosome 9, bAgePho1.hap1, whole genome shotgun sequence:
- the SFTPD gene encoding pulmonary surfactant-associated protein D: protein MLSNSSYILIALAALSVTCHAQSKCPEISGLPGIPGRNGLKGLPDSLASKFALANLKHRLFRLEAVLALNGKMRKVGEKILASNGKKADFASALQSCEEVGGTLAAPRNEEENKAIMDIVKHYNQYAYLGIRKGEASGQVKYLNGMPLSYSNWHQHEPNGKGKETCVEMYTDGTWNDKKCNMYRLTICEF from the exons ATGCTGTCTAACTCATCCTACATCCTCATAGCACTGGCTGCTTTGTCAGTGACTTGCCATGCCCAGAGTAAATGCCCAGAAATTTCTGGGCTGCCTGGCATCCCTGGAAGGAATGGTCTCAAAG GTCTGCCTGATTCTCTGGCCAGCAAATTTGCTTTAGCAAATTTGAAGCACCGGCTTTTCCGACTTGAGGCTG TGCTTGCTTTGAATGGGAAAATGAGAAAAGTAGGAGAGAAAATACTTGCTAGCAATGGGAAGAAAGCTGACTTTGCATCTGCACTGCAATCCTGTGAAGAGGTTGGAGGAACTCTTGCAGCCCCCAGGAATGAAGAGGAGAATAAAGCTATTATGGACATTGTGAAGCATTATAACCAATATGCCTACCTGGGCATTAGAAAGGGGGAGGCTTCAGGTCAGGTTAAGTATTTAAATGGCATGCCTCTGAGTTACAGCAACTGGCACCAGCATGAGCCCAATGGCAAAGGGAAAGAGACATGTGTGGAGATGTACACTGATGGCACCTGGAATGACAAAAAATGCAACATGTACCGTCTCACAATCTGTGAATTTTAA